A window of Drosophila sulfurigaster albostrigata strain 15112-1811.04 chromosome X, ASM2355843v2, whole genome shotgun sequence genomic DNA:
GTATCAGCACTGTATAACAGTTATAACACTCTTTACTGCTCTTCCACACTATTACTTGTTTCCCACAGTATcactattaaaattttaatagttatCCGACATTCTTAAATGTACCACAGTATAACAGTTATAACACTCTGGTTCTACTCTTCCACAATGTGTCCACAGTATTACTATTAAAATTGTTCTACATATTAGTTATTCGACATTCTTAAACATACCACTGTATAACAGTTAAAATACTCTCTggtcattaaaaatatttccacaGTATTAGTACTGTATAACAGTTATAATACTGTCGTTCTGCTCTTCCACAATATTACTTCTTTCCCACAGTATTACTATTAAAATTGTTCTACATATTAGTTATTCGACATTCTTAAACATACCACTGTATAACAGTTATAACAATCTCTTTACCACTCTTCCACAGTGTCCGCTGCataccagcaacagcaacatcaacaggcAGCGTCGCAAGGCGGCAAGAGCAGCAGACTGAGCATCCTCAGTCCGGAGAAGGTGCATCGACTGGGCGCGCGTCTCAGCGACCAGAAGCAGCAGGCAGCGGCTGCGGCAGCAGCGCTCAATGGAAGGGCCGGAGGAGCATCAGcagcgatgacgacgacgacggcggcggGGAGTACGGGAGGtggagagagaagaagaagagcgccaccgccgccgccagtGCGAACGCATTTTAATACGCGTTGTTAACTGTTAtacgcgagagagagagaaacgtTTGAAACGACAGCAACCCGAGTAGAAACTCATATTCCACCACTGTTATACACACACCAACCGCATTCCAATACATTCcgcgaacaacaaaaaaaaaaaagccaaacgaaaaaagaaaaacaaaactcaacgAACAGAAAACGAAGCGAAAAGCGACGACAGTTGTAGACAATAACTGTTCgaaagtagaagtagaagtagaagagaaagagatagagagggaaGCGACGCTGTGGCCAGCGCAACAAAAGTTGTTACGAAACTTGCcctaaactaaaaaaaaaaaaatattataataatataaaatacacaaaacaaaaccgaaaTCGAAGCTTTAATAACAAAGAGAAGAAAAGTTGGTCACAGCGCAGCGTCCATATAACAGTAATGCTCAATTTTATCCACTGTTAtacagcacacacacttttttttacacacaaacacacacacacacttaattaatattacttGTAGTCGAGATACACGAAGGTTAAGTGCCTGTAATATGAAGttgcaatatttacaaaaaaaaagaagaagaaaagattGTATAAAGAACGATAGATTCGATAGCATCGTaagtttacagggtataacaGTTTGCCGAACAAAAGCCACAGCTCAACTAACACTTAAGAAActgacaaaaaaagaaacaaaataaatgcgaatACGAAACAGGAGAAAGGAAAAGAAGAATATAGTTAAACCTTGTGCCATGCCCACCAATgcgagcgaaagagacagCATGCGAACTGTCTGTGTTAGGTGGgggaaagaagaagaagaggaagaagaaaaacgagacgacgacgacgaacagcaacaaaatataacaattatttttttatatacattctATATTCCATGTTAGTGCTTAAATCTAATTTATTATAcgaagaacaaaacaaaaaaacaaccaatGTATAACAGTATAACACGCCCTCCTAATaatgtataacaaaaaaaacaaaaatgttgcgcAATCTACTTCGATATAGAtgtaattatatgtatatatatatatatgtgtttatatatagCTCAAATGGTATTGAGAAACGCAAGTCTAACTTCAATGCGTATAACAGCTTGAAACTGTACtacgcataaaaaaaaacaaacaaacgatgCAATTAAATGAGAAAGTGTTATACAGCTGGCAAATGCTAACTGTTATACACTAGCACACTTATGTTAAAAATCTGTTATACTTAACTGTAAACGCTTACACCGCCCCCCGCCACGCCCACTCGACTAATCAACTGATTTACACGTagtaaagaaattattaagaaaaaaaaactgaaatgacACTTGCTTAGCTTGACTGTTATACTGTATAACAGCTGTTGTCATACTATCGTCAATGTGCGCGCCTCTCAatgtttaaactttaaactaactttacacacacacacatatatatatatatattatagttttagtaatactatatatacatgtaccatatatatacaatgcgtatatttttgtatgcagTTGATAATTAcgatgattattattatgatgtttaaaaatacatttgattccatcaaaaaacaaacaaaaacaatgttgaAACTTTACTTTCACAGAATTTGATCAATTttagcattattattttattttataagcaATACATTTAGTATGTTTTAATATAGTTTCAATACTAAAGTGAAAAACAGATTCCATCAGAAAACATAAAGAAACTCTAAACTATATAGCAATAGTATAGCAATAGTAGATGTCACGAAATGGTTTATGGACTTAGGcagaaattaatgaatatcTAAATCATCtacaacaatttttcattttagcagcatttattttttttttttgtttataattaatatagtttctatattttaatatggtTTCAAATCTAAAGTGAAAAAAAGATTTcatcaaaatagaaaaacagtCTTGAaactatatagtattataataGATGTCGGGATTCAAAATGATTTATAGACTCTGGGaaaaattaatgattaataatttacaaaaaaagtttaatgaTGAAGTTGAAGCAATTTGATAATAatgcactattttgcttttattcagattggtatattattagaattattattgcggtatattaatttggtatattttaaacttaacagaggtatctcacagtcgagcacactcgactttagctttcttgtttaaaacagttttaatactacagagaaaaaaatattattttagggAGTGACAAAGCTAAAGTGATTAATGTGattaatatatgtagtataaaaCTGATATAAGTTTTATACTACATTATTATATCCTTATAAGGCAACTTTCTGTATTATCGAAATTCATAATGATTAAACTAAGATTGAGCAAATTactttaagaaattaaaaagtaatcaTTAGCATGCAATTTGTATAATACACTTGTAATGATTACGGTCCCCGATTGTACacccatatatatatagcatatacatatatagtatacataaaAAATTCTGTTGATAAACCCCGCAGTgagtaattataataataataatgtacaGTCGAGACTCGTTATCAGCAATCGGTAATAGATTGAcgtccccacacacacaccccctCTCCTACCCCACCTGCCCAGCCGCCCATTTGGAGTGGAGTTCGAGGAAAATCGGGGTCCGTAGTTTCTGTATCTGGTTTTTCCGCATTGTTGCTTCCAGGAAGCTCTCAACAATTCTGGCCGATgaatacacacaaaataaagGGCAAGCACGACACGACGTGGAATTTGTCCCAGACCATGGTCGGGCCAAATCgatcgatatatgtatatatatagtgtgtATATAGGCAGGCCAACAGCCCAGGACAATTGTTATACCTACACAATAGGAGGAGGCGTGGCAAATGCATGAATGTACATACAACATTTGGCAACATGCGCAGTTCAAACGTTTCCTGGAATGCAAAGTatatagcacacacacacaataacacAATAAGACAAACtatgtacacatacatagtatAACAATAACAGTGCGCTAACAGCGCTGCCAGCGACATTTTAACAGCTGTTAGCACAGCTGATTTTGCTCAATGGTTGTAATCAGCTGTTTGCCGCTAATTAGTTTCATTTTCCCGCTTgcacatatttcatatacatacatacatactcatatacatatgtatgtatatgaaataaCTGTAATGCGtaatacccaaaaaaaaaaaaataataaacaacaaaaaagagaaaaaaaacagaaaacaaaacgtcattaaagcagctgcaaagcgcaaatgcaaaaactgcaaacattttttgttctgttgcagtcgctgcttctgcttctgctgcgctgcgctgcagTGACGTAGCAGTGACGCCGGCTGCAGCGCCGTTACGTATTCAAGGTCTACATTTGTGTATCGATACACGAACCGTTTCGGTATGTATACGCCTGCCTGCCAGCAAGTcgtacatacacatacatatagattTGCATATGTATGCACATGGGTATACATACACAAAATGCTTGTACTGGAGCAATggtcgctgttgttgtgctccgTTTCAAcccccaacacacacaaaacgcgCCCCTTTTGCACGACATCCCATCgccgtcgtcgacgtcgtcgtcgtcacagCCTTGCCttgcgttttgcttttgcttatgACGTGCTCGCACGTACGCGACACTCACAACTGTTCTGCccgtgtgcgtgtatgtgtgtgtgtgtttgtatcgCGTCGTCATACATGCGCGCACACACAGAgcgacatacatatgtatatacatacatacatacacataggTATGCTTGTGTACAGTGAGCATTCGCTGTAACAAGCACGTTCATCCAATTGGCGTGTGCTCTCCACTGCAGAGCATGCACTGtacgtgcgtgtgtgtgtgaagagaGCGTGCGCGCATGAACCGAAAAATGTGTGTACAACATGACAACGGCATTGaggccaattgccaattgacTGCGCATTTTTTCAACAAACATGAGAAACACGTAATTTGCTGATTGTCAATGATTTCCAATCTGGCTCACACATCAAACATTATACCATATATTGTACTATAATTAAATTGgatattatttgataaatattattaaatgtgataataatattaatcacataaaatcaaatttaattatagtacaatacatatatattctacaTACGAAGTGgttgattattattgttgtaagCAATCAGCATTTGTTATCTACGAGTGTTTGCATTTGTAATTTGATTATCAACATCCCCCCATACATTACATGACctatgcatacacacacatacatacattgatATACATGTgaagtatgtatgtagtgAATTCACCACTGGGTCGTTTGTTCGTTGACGTGCCTGcctatacatatgtatatatttttttcttctttttttttgctgctgcttttttgtttttcgttttgtgtcgctgcttttgctttgcgcACCGCTCATTTTCATCATTCTGTAGCCGAACGTTGCCGCGTCAAGTTACGCTTACGCTAAACACATagcacacagcacaacacagcagcacagcacacagcatTCTTCGGTTTCcgttgtgtgtatttgtgtgtttgtgtgtagcCCACACAACATTTTTAGCGTCGCTCGTCGTGTacgtgtctctctctcccgctctgCCTCTCTTCGTGTGTGCGCGCGAGagtgcatttgtatttgtgtgtgcgcgaCAAAGACGTACGACGAAAAACGTAACGCCGCGTATGTACGTGTGcacgcaattgcaattgtattaGTGTTTGTGcgcaaatataataatacgaaagaaaaaaaagaaaaacaatataaattacaactacattttttttttgttgggcagcaaaaacaagcataattttgtaaagcaaaaaaacaaatacaaaaatttgtaagcctgaccatgtgtgtgtgcgtgtgccgcaatagcagcagcagcagcagcgaaaatcaataacaaagcgcaaaaggcaacacaaaaaaaaaatgtacaacaagccaccgcagcagcagcagccaaagagcAATGATaaaagcaaccacaacaacaacagcaacaacaacaacaaacagctgccggtaccaacaacaacaacatcagcaattgACGGCGCCATTATTAAACAATTGTATCGATACTTGTTATCGGCGCTAATTAAACAAGCAGCGATAAATATCGCTTAACTCCGTCGTGCgtgagtgcgtgtgtattttacatttttttgccgtgtgtgtgtgtgtattttgtgtcTACGTACGTACGTACGTGTGTGCAGTAGTATTTTCTGCAAGCAtccgcagcagcagagcacagcgcagcgcagcgcagtcGACGCCAAAAAGTGGGTCGAGTTGCGCGCGTAAATTTGGGTCGCCGCAGCAGCGCAGCTCGCAGCTTGAACTCTGTTAAACTGTTTCAACTGTTAACAGAGCGTGTGTAGAGAGTGCATTCCAGTCGACTGTTAAACTGTTAAAACTGTTCAACATTTGAAAATGTCGCTGCAAACGAAACGACAGCACTGTTATCTATGCGATCTGCCTCGCATGCCATGGGCGATGATCAATGACTTTTCGGAGGCAGTGTGTCGCGGTTGCGTCAATTACGAGGGCGCCGATCACATCGAGGATATTTTGTATGCCACACGGCAGATGAAACGCCTGCATCCATCCGTATGCAGCAAGCGAGCCCATGAGAATGGTGAAGTTGTCGTccttcaacagcagcaaccgccacagcaacagcaacagacgTCGTTGCAACAATTGGCGGCGCCACAGCATCGCGGTGCACCGAGCACAAGCGGCGGTGCACCTTCCTCAGCGAGCGGTGGTGGTGGAGGGGGTGTTGCACCCCTCTCGTTGGCCCATCATCAACATGTTGCCGCTGTGGCAGCCGCTTATCAAATGCCACGCATCGGCCCCCCGCCACCGCCgccccaacagcagcagcagcaacaacagcagcagccacagcaattgGATTTCCCCGTTAAACTTGAGGCAGCACCCGATGTGCGTCCCGTTCGCATTTCCCACATGCCACCCCATCACATGCCACCGACGGGCGGCCAACGAAGCGTCACACAACAGCCACCCGGTAGCGGGGGTGGAGGGGGAGGTGGCTCCACTTTGTTGCCAGCTCTGTCGGTGAACTTAAAGCGTCCGCCCAGCgatgatgtcgatgtcgatccccaacagcaacaacaacagcaatcacaaCACGGTCCCGCTGCTCATCTTGGCGTCGGCGTTGGCGTCAGCGTCGCTGAACTCACcgccggcagcagcagcggcgttgGCGTCGGCGTCGGTCCCACGAGCGCCAAGCGGAGCGTCCTCGACGATCCAACCGGAGTCCGACCGCCGTTGACCCGAGGCGAATCGCTGCCGGCTCCCGTTAGCTATGTTCCCACAGAGCGGCAGCTCAACTTGCGCGACAAACAGCAGCCGGTGAGAGCGCCCAGCTTCGATGCATCCACCTTCAAGGCGGGCGGTAAGTGTGCAAACccttttcttacttttttcgGACTTAACGAAACTGCAAGAGTGAGGGATTAGAACTTAACGAAACTGAAGTGCAAATCAGGGATTATAACTTCAAAAGTGAATAAATATAAGTGAAAGAGCTGAAACTTAACGAAACTTAAGAGAAAAGCAGGAACTACAACTTAACGAAACTGCAAGAGAGGGATTAGAACTTAACGAAGTGCAAATCAGGGATTATAACTTAATGAAACatcaaaagtgaaaagtaTAAGTGAGGGAGTTGAAACTTAACGAAACTTAAGGGGAAATCAGGAACTACAACTTAACGAAACTGAAGTGCAAATCAGGAATTATAACTTAATGAAACATCAAAAGTGAATAAGTATAAGTGAGGGAGCTGAAACTTAACGAAACTTAAGGGAAAATCAGAAACTAGAACTTAACGAAACTGCAAAAATGAATAAACGAAAATAAGAGATTAAAACTTAACCAAACCTCATGAGTGAATAAGCATACAAGAGGGATAATAACTTAATGAAACTTAAGAAAAATCGAGGATACGAACTTAACGAATATGCAAGAGTGAATAAGCTAAAATGAGGGAGCTGGAACTTAACGAAACTGCAAAAGTGAGGGATTAGACTTTAACGAAAGTTAAGCGAATATCAGGGATTATAACTTAACGAAATTGTACAGAGAATAAGTCAAAATTAGGGCTTTGAACTTAAAGAAACTGCAAAAGCAAGGGCTCAGAACTTAACGAAACTAAGGCGAAAATCACGAATTATAACTTAATGGAAACTTCAAAAGTGAATAAGCTAAAATGAGGTATTAGAACTTACCGAAAGTTAAGCGAAAATGAGGAATTAAAACTTAACGAAACTGCAAAAGTGAATAAGCGAAGCTAGACCTTATatctaatttgttttttaatatctagatgtaataaaaatatgtaaaatacaacaatatttcGAAAATCTATTAAAGCTAGTAAAAGTTCGAAAAAATTAGAAACTTTCGAAGAACATAAAACttgttaaaaatactttatagagACAAAGATCCTTCAGGGAATGACTGAAGCTAAAGAAACATAAAGAGATAGATCATACAGCAAGcaagaagaaagaagaaaatatatataaaataaatagttcaTATAACTTAACCAAACCTTATAAAGAGAGTTACACGAAACTTGTGGACAACATTtagataatataataaataaactaaaaagtaCCAAAATAGCGAAAATATCCGAAGTGTGACAATATTACTGAACtagacaaaaaaaagtaagaagaCAGAGAGCAAAAACAAGTTTCAAGTAACATATGaactaaagaaaaaacaacaactatattAGAGATTAGTCAATGAACTatgttaaaaagaaaaaaaatctagCTTCTTGAATATATATTAGGGGAAATGAAGAACTAGTTTCAATGCGAAAATATTATGGTATAAAGAATTCCTTAACCGACTCTATAGACTCTATGTACATACTTCCTATACTATATAGTCCCTCTATTGCCATTATATAAATGCTGTTCAATTAAAAACGTCaatttcaagaaataaaatagagAGAAGCCAGAGCGAAATGTGAATAATAAGCAAAAATGATCCAAGATATGTATGAACTAGTTCAATGAACTAATCTGAACACGctagaaaagcaaaagaaagttGTTTTGATAAAAGTtacaaaatcacaaatttcATTCTACCATAATTCGCTCATGAAATAAAGATTAATTCGTAGCTAAGCAATTCAGTTCAGGGGACTGTGAACTAGTTCCAAGCGGCAAAGCTCAAGTTCCGCAAAGCTCACATACACAgcaagtgtgcgtgtgtgttgagtgtgtgtgtgtgtgtgttgagtgtgtgtgtgtgtgtgttgaacaGATAAGCGAACACTGCAAACTGGCACAAATCCCAAGCAGAGTGAGCGAGCGTGATTGCAGCTTATCTATCAGCAGTGCAAGCGAGACAGAGATAGTGATGGGTGGGCTAGGAGAGGGATGGAGGGGGGAGAGGCACAGGAAGAGATGGCAGATAAGGAAGACATGAGTTGTGTACGCGCGCTTATCACTCTCcacaaaagaagaagaagaaaagactCGACTATTTTGGGTGATAAGCGAACGCGAGCAAAGCGCAACACAGCGATTAGATAATACGACAGACGAACGAActaaacgaacgaacgaacgttttcttatcagcagcagcagcagcgacagtgCCTAGTATTGCTTATCGGGCACACGCAttaacacaacacacacacacacacacacagagcagcagctgcagtgtTTGCTCTCAcgctcgctctccctctctctctgtgtgttggTGCAGTTGATGCGTTTCCCTTGATGCAGCTTTTTCTATGGAAAGAGAGCGCAAGCAGCGCTGCTTCCAGGCTCTCGACTCTAGGTCCCAGCAAATGTGTATacgttgtgcgtgtgtgtgtgtgtgtgtgtagcacaAAACGTATGCGAGGGCAGCCATGCAAAAATTTCACCTGCAAGTGACAGCAAAGGGAGcaagagtgaaagagaaagagaggatgAGTATGGAACactgacgtcgacgtcgccgtgTCTTCTGCACTTGCATTTGTGTTtcataacacacacacgcacacacacacctacacgcAGCAGCTAGAAAAGTCAACGCATTTTGCAAGCCGCTGCAACCCTCGTTTTGACTGTCGCCAACCCTTGCTATAAAAAGGCATTTTGCCTGTCATGCGCACAACTAAAAAGCTCGAAATACATAacaagccacacacacacacacacactcactcggACACAAGCAAAGCACGTAACTCAACCCCTCCTGCCTCATGCTGCCCCCTTTTGCAACCGAAAGGACtgcaaatgtaataaaaacagACGTGCAAAAATCGACTTCGGCATTTGGAGTCTCCAATTTGGTTgatgcgctctctctctctgtctcgctttGAAGCTGTGCTGTAACTGTGTCTCTCCCATTCTCCACACAACaggctgtcgttgttgttgttgttattgctgctacTTTTGCCTGGGCTAAACGAGTTTTGACTGTGTTGtgttctgcttttttttgtatgctttttttcttattcttgttgcttacgacgttgctgttgctgttgtatttttttgtgtgcgcgCGCAAAACGTCATTAAacttgttttggtttttatttctgcttcttcttctttggctGTTTTACGCTATGCGATAAcaagttgcacacacacacacactcacacacaaatatgCGCGCATACGCAGAAGAGCAAAAAGTGTAGATAAAATTTTAGTATACGGAACGTACTGCAGTTCACACAAAACTTGCACATttctaagtgtgtgtgtgtgtgtatgtatttcaGTTGAATACTCACAAAagtacaatacaaaaaaaagaaaacaacagcaacataagCAAATAGTAATGAACATTTTTCGCGCATGCCGATGCCGTCAtcttgtttgtgttgttgttgtgttgtgcacTGTGGGGCCAACTTGATTTTCATTGATGATTCGACCGATGGCTGCAATTTACCTTTTTTAATTGCTGATAATGGCAAT
This region includes:
- the LOC133848341 gene encoding probable E3 ubiquitin-protein ligase IRF2BPL isoform X1, coding for MSLQTKRQHCYLCDLPRMPWAMINDFSEAVCRGCVNYEGADHIEDILYATRQMKRLHPSVCSKRAHENGEVVVLQQQQPPQQQQQTSLQQLAAPQHRGAPSTSGGAPSSASGGGGGGVAPLSLAHHQHVAAVAAAYQMPRIGPPPPPPQQQQQQQQQQPQQLDFPVKLEAAPDVRPVRISHMPPHHMPPTGGQRSVTQQPPGSGGGGGGGSTLLPALSVNLKRPPSDDVDVDPQQQQQQQSQHGPAAHLGVGVGVSVAELTAGSSSGVGVGVGPTSAKRSVLDDPTGVRPPLTRGESLPAPVSYVPTERQLNLRDKQQPVRAPSFDASTFKAGVSTSFYLAEHLSPVSRRNGSSPPSGPLPPRSVHSPNSSGSSSGRRSSGSRHVSSTTVTSSEVGGSNSVQAAAVAAGGAGGGSASGGGSLGGGGGGGGAGGSNSLSSCSSASGGASVVGVGPSSLPPNPNAVSGDVIGGGGNSGNAVGVPGGGGGVGSNGSAVNIGPGSSSSGGVGSGSGAPQGLGSGGGGSNSGASSVGSAAGMSGGGGGAAGSSSSVGSGSGSAPNAAAAAAAAAAQNATLKCTLCQERLEDTHFVQCPSVNIHKFCFPCSRESIKRQNGLGNEVYCPSGERCPLANSTIPWAFMQGEITTILGEEVKVKKERES
- the LOC133848341 gene encoding probable E3 ubiquitin-protein ligase IRF2BPL isoform X2 — encoded protein: MSLQTKRQHCYLCDLPRMPWAMINDFSEAVCRGCVNYEGADHIEDILYATRQMKRLHPSVCSKRAHENGEVVVLQQQQPPQQQQQTSLQQLAAPQHRGAPSTSGGAPSSASGGGGGGVAPLSLAHHQHVAAVAAAYQMPRIGPPPPPPQQQQQQQQQQPQQLDFPVKLEAAPDVRPVRISHMPPHHMPPTGGQRSVTQQPPGSGGGGGGGSTLLPALSVNLKRPPSDDVDVDPQQQQQQQSQHGPAAHLGVGVGVSVAELTAGSSSGVGVGVGPTSAKRSVLDDPTGVRPPLTRGESLPAPVSYVPTERQLNLRDKQQPVRAPSFDASTFKAGEHLSPVSRRNGSSPPSGPLPPRSVHSPNSSGSSSGRRSSGSRHVSSTTVTSSEVGGSNSVQAAAVAAGGAGGGSASGGGSLGGGGGGGGAGGSNSLSSCSSASGGASVVGVGPSSLPPNPNAVSGDVIGGGGNSGNAVGVPGGGGGVGSNGSAVNIGPGSSSSGGVGSGSGAPQGLGSGGGGSNSGASSVGSAAGMSGGGGGAAGSSSSVGSGSGSAPNAAAAAAAAAAQNATLKCTLCQERLEDTHFVQCPSVNIHKFCFPCSRESIKRQNGLGNEVYCPSGERCPLANSTIPWAFMQGEITTILGEEVKVKKERES